A single Haloglycomyces albus DSM 45210 DNA region contains:
- a CDS encoding ATP-binding protein: MTLMSEAIGRVLGTEDATPLSFWTAVESTAYAQLDDVLITEREVPEVGTVRISGVVTAVRSRHEGAQFDSDVFDISEGHLPAQVQEAAEVTVTRVEPEIFVPPLPGAVVSRAAADDRDRALYFDGMEHRVPLGFSRDGHPVFLNADFLTGKRGAHVSISGVSGVATKTSFATWLLYSLFRSKALEGEAANTKALIFNVKGEDLLLLDHPNSKLDDATGEQYHRLGLTPGPFPSVRVDAPPRIGDPKGVPDVACRSTGVAPLYWSLAEFCTEGLLPFVFADADDDRQQYTMVVNQVTARLRKEARPKDNGAVALDGELLTSYDHLVDFICERLSDEAERGQWAGTAVGLGTISAFIRRLVASRRDLSRIVRGDLSPPAEDESPAQVRVVDLHNLPDRAQRFVVGVTLRAEFERKEKSGTARPLQFIVLDELNKYAPRDGSSPIKDLLLDIAERGRSLGIVLIGAQQTASEVERRVAANSAVRVVGRLDAAEATRPEYGFLTHAQRGRVLMAKPGTMFVAQPELPVPLVVGFPFPSWATRPEEAGPPPAGTGASVTAARDPFELAADDDDDIPF, from the coding sequence ATGACGCTCATGAGTGAAGCCATCGGACGAGTACTGGGGACCGAGGACGCCACTCCGCTGTCGTTCTGGACAGCGGTGGAATCCACCGCTTACGCACAACTCGACGATGTGCTGATCACCGAACGCGAGGTACCCGAGGTGGGGACGGTGCGGATCTCCGGCGTGGTGACCGCGGTTCGCAGCCGTCACGAAGGGGCCCAGTTCGACTCGGACGTGTTCGACATCAGTGAAGGGCATCTTCCCGCCCAGGTGCAGGAGGCCGCCGAAGTCACCGTGACTCGGGTGGAGCCGGAGATCTTCGTTCCGCCGCTTCCCGGAGCGGTCGTCTCCCGAGCGGCCGCCGACGACCGCGATCGGGCCCTGTACTTTGACGGGATGGAACATCGTGTGCCCCTGGGATTCTCACGCGACGGCCATCCGGTGTTTCTGAACGCCGACTTCCTCACCGGGAAACGCGGTGCCCACGTGTCGATTTCCGGCGTCAGCGGGGTGGCGACCAAAACCTCCTTCGCCACGTGGCTTCTGTACTCCCTGTTTCGTTCCAAGGCGCTCGAAGGGGAGGCGGCCAACACCAAGGCCCTCATATTCAACGTCAAGGGAGAGGACCTTCTTCTCCTCGACCACCCCAACAGCAAATTGGACGACGCCACCGGTGAACAGTACCACCGTTTGGGCCTCACGCCCGGACCGTTTCCGTCCGTGCGGGTCGACGCTCCGCCCCGAATCGGGGACCCGAAGGGCGTCCCGGACGTGGCCTGCCGCTCCACAGGTGTGGCACCGCTGTACTGGAGTCTGGCGGAATTCTGCACCGAAGGACTCCTGCCTTTCGTATTCGCCGACGCGGACGACGACCGGCAGCAGTACACCATGGTGGTCAACCAGGTCACCGCCCGTCTGCGCAAAGAGGCACGCCCGAAGGACAACGGCGCGGTCGCTCTGGACGGAGAACTGCTGACCAGTTACGACCACCTGGTGGACTTCATCTGCGAGCGGCTCTCCGACGAAGCCGAACGCGGCCAATGGGCGGGAACGGCCGTCGGACTCGGAACGATCAGTGCGTTCATTCGACGTTTGGTCGCCAGCCGTCGTGACCTGTCGCGAATCGTGCGTGGCGACCTGTCTCCGCCCGCCGAAGACGAATCGCCCGCCCAAGTACGCGTGGTGGATCTGCACAATCTTCCCGACCGGGCCCAGCGATTCGTTGTCGGAGTGACGCTTCGCGCCGAATTCGAGCGAAAGGAAAAGTCCGGCACGGCTCGACCGCTGCAGTTCATCGTGCTCGACGAACTGAACAAGTACGCTCCACGGGACGGGTCCAGCCCCATCAAGGACCTTCTCCTCGACATCGCCGAACGTGGGCGCTCGCTGGGTATCGTTCTCATCGGTGCGCAACAGACGGCCTCGGAAGTGGAGCGGCGGGTGGCGGCCAACTCCGCCGTTCGCGTCGTGGGTCGTTTGGACGCCGCCGAAGCGACCCGACCCGAGTACGGATTCCTGACCCACGCGCAGCGGGGACGGGTGCTGATGGCGAAACCGGGAACCATGTTCGTGGCACAGCCGGAACTCCCCGTTCCCTTGGTGGTGGGATTCCCGTTCCCGTCCTGGGCGACTCGTCCGGAAGAAGCGGGCCCGCCACCGGCGGGTACCGGTGCGTCGGTGACCGCCGCCCGCGATCCCTTCGAACTGGCCGCTGACGATGACGACGACATTCCGTTCTAA
- a CDS encoding metallophosphoesterase family protein, giving the protein MRILHTSDWHVGVSLKGRARLDEQRRVFSEIVDVAREKKPDLVIVAGDLYDSASPSSAAQKVLTSALSALRSTGAEVVAVAGNHDNGPGLEALRTWAHAAGIHLRGRITSADDHIIASQTASGEEWVLAALPFVSQRYAVRAAEMFELSAAETESGYADHLRRLVVRLSQSFRDDAVNLFTGHLTVVGGTTGGGEREVHTVADYAVPASIFPSSTSYVALGHLHKAQTISGPCPIRYSGGPVMVNFGEESYRPSVSIVDVTADTPAKVETVDIDAAVPFQTVRGTVDKLREATVDDKAFLRVFVEEPARAGLRGEVAELFPDAAQVHIQPPVTGTDEPPASRRLGRSPAELFSTYLDESGHDDPAVLELFNELYADAQTNPGEDD; this is encoded by the coding sequence ATGCGGATACTGCACACGTCCGATTGGCATGTGGGAGTGAGTTTGAAGGGGCGTGCGCGTCTCGACGAACAGCGGCGAGTCTTCAGCGAGATCGTCGACGTCGCACGGGAGAAAAAACCCGACCTTGTCATCGTGGCCGGTGACCTGTACGATTCCGCCTCTCCCTCGTCGGCGGCGCAGAAGGTGCTGACCTCCGCGCTGTCGGCACTGCGCTCGACGGGAGCCGAAGTCGTCGCCGTGGCGGGCAACCACGATAACGGACCGGGGCTGGAGGCCCTGCGAACGTGGGCCCATGCGGCGGGGATCCATCTGCGTGGCCGTATCACCAGTGCCGACGACCACATCATTGCCTCGCAGACCGCGAGCGGGGAAGAGTGGGTGCTGGCCGCCTTGCCGTTCGTTTCGCAACGGTACGCCGTGCGGGCGGCGGAAATGTTCGAACTGTCGGCGGCGGAAACGGAATCGGGATACGCCGATCACCTACGGCGTCTAGTCGTCCGCCTGTCACAGTCGTTCCGTGACGACGCGGTGAATCTCTTTACCGGACACCTCACCGTCGTCGGCGGTACGACCGGCGGCGGCGAACGTGAAGTACACACCGTAGCCGACTATGCGGTGCCCGCCTCCATTTTTCCCAGCTCTACGTCCTATGTGGCATTGGGGCACCTGCACAAGGCACAGACGATATCCGGGCCGTGTCCGATTCGGTATTCGGGCGGACCGGTCATGGTGAACTTCGGGGAGGAAAGCTACCGCCCGTCCGTTTCGATCGTCGATGTCACCGCCGATACGCCCGCCAAAGTGGAAACGGTCGACATCGACGCCGCCGTGCCCTTCCAAACCGTGCGGGGAACGGTCGATAAGTTGCGGGAGGCCACGGTTGACGATAAGGCCTTCCTGCGAGTGTTCGTAGAGGAGCCCGCTCGAGCCGGTCTGCGCGGAGAGGTCGCCGAACTGTTCCCCGACGCCGCCCAGGTCCACATTCAGCCTCCGGTAACGGGAACCGACGAACCGCCCGCCTCCCGTCGACTCGGACGTAGTCCCGCCGAGCTGTTCAGCACCTACCTCGACGAAAGCGGGCACGATGATCCGGCGGTACTGGAGTTGTTCAACGAACTCTACGCCGACGCCCAGACCAACCCGGGAGAGGACGACTGA